In one Pseudomonas sp. R84 genomic region, the following are encoded:
- a CDS encoding carboxymuconolactone decarboxylase family protein, whose translation MSRIHAISLETAADASRPVLEGVKKKIGFLPNVFTTLAKAPVALETYVQASAILGKTSLSAQEKEAVYLATSQVNGCDYCLAAHTLFAGKAGLSAQDIVAARQGELNAYATLARQLTESRGHLSDAQIAAARAAGIDDVKIIEVIALVAVQSLTNYLNNAALTDIDFPAI comes from the coding sequence ATGAGCCGCATCCACGCAATCAGCCTCGAAACCGCCGCCGACGCCAGCCGCCCTGTGCTGGAAGGCGTGAAAAAGAAAATCGGTTTCCTGCCCAACGTCTTCACCACCCTGGCCAAAGCGCCGGTGGCCCTCGAAACCTACGTGCAAGCCTCGGCGATCCTCGGCAAAACCTCGCTGAGCGCCCAGGAAAAAGAAGCGGTGTACCTCGCCACCTCACAGGTCAACGGTTGCGACTATTGCCTGGCGGCCCACACCTTGTTTGCCGGCAAGGCCGGGCTCTCGGCGCAAGACATCGTCGCCGCCCGCCAAGGCGAACTCAACGCCTACGCCACCCTCGCCCGCCAGTTGACCGAAAGTCGCGGCCATTTGAGCGATGCACAAATCGCCGCCGCCCGCGCTGCCGGCATCGACGACGTGAAGATCATTGAAGTGATTGCACTGGTGGCCGTGCAGAGCCTGACCAACTACCTGAACAACGCGGCGCTGACCGACATTGACTTCCCCGCCATCTGA
- a CDS encoding SulP family inorganic anion transporter — protein MKPIRLRADVLAGLTTSFALLPECIAFALVAHLNPLMGLYGAFIICTLTALFGGRPGMVSGAAGSMAVVIVALVVQHGVQYLLATVLLGGLIMMAFGLLRLGKLVRMVPHPVMLGFVNGLAIIIALAQLEHFKSGEDWLSGTPLYLMTGLVALTMAIVYILPRLTRAVPPALVAILGVGLLVYLFGLPTRTLGDMAHIAGGLPTFALPDIPWNLETLRIIAPYAILMALVGLLETLLTLNLTDEITETRGYPDRECVALGAANVVSGAFGGMGGCAMIGQTVINLSSGGRGRLSGVVAGVLILLFILFLSPLIERIPLAALVGVMFVVSQQTFAWASLRVVNKVPLNDVLVIIAVTTITVFTDLATAVLCGIIIAALNFAWQQARELYADEHLEADGSKLYRLHGTLFFASTAPFLNQFDPANDPARVTLDCRHLSFVDYSAIAALRTLRERYAKAGKHLQVFHLSERCKKLLKRAGEVHH, from the coding sequence ATGAAACCGATTCGTCTGCGCGCTGATGTCCTGGCCGGACTCACCACCTCGTTTGCCCTGTTGCCCGAATGCATTGCGTTCGCGCTGGTGGCCCACCTCAATCCGCTGATGGGCCTGTACGGCGCCTTCATTATCTGCACGCTGACGGCGTTGTTCGGCGGGCGGCCGGGCATGGTCTCCGGCGCGGCGGGTTCGATGGCCGTGGTCATCGTCGCGCTGGTGGTGCAGCACGGCGTGCAGTATTTGCTGGCGACGGTGTTGCTTGGCGGTTTGATCATGATGGCGTTCGGGCTGCTGCGCCTGGGCAAACTGGTGCGCATGGTGCCGCATCCGGTGATGCTCGGTTTCGTCAACGGGCTGGCGATCATCATTGCTTTGGCGCAACTGGAGCATTTCAAGAGCGGTGAAGACTGGCTCAGCGGTACGCCGCTGTACCTGATGACCGGGCTGGTGGCGCTGACCATGGCCATCGTCTACATCCTGCCGCGCCTGACCCGCGCGGTGCCGCCGGCGCTGGTGGCGATCCTCGGCGTCGGTCTGTTGGTCTACCTGTTCGGCCTGCCGACCCGCACCCTTGGCGACATGGCGCACATTGCCGGTGGCTTGCCGACTTTCGCATTGCCGGACATCCCGTGGAATCTTGAAACCCTGCGCATCATCGCGCCTTACGCGATTCTGATGGCGCTGGTCGGTCTGCTGGAAACTCTGTTGACGTTGAATCTCACCGATGAAATCACTGAAACCCGTGGCTATCCGGATCGCGAGTGTGTGGCGCTCGGTGCGGCCAATGTGGTCTCGGGTGCGTTCGGCGGTATGGGCGGGTGCGCGATGATCGGCCAGACCGTGATCAACCTCAGTTCCGGCGGGCGCGGGCGTTTGTCTGGCGTGGTCGCTGGCGTGCTGATTCTGTTGTTTATCCTGTTTCTGTCGCCGCTGATTGAGCGTATTCCTTTGGCGGCGCTGGTGGGTGTGATGTTTGTGGTGTCGCAGCAGACTTTTGCCTGGGCGTCGTTGCGGGTGGTGAACAAAGTGCCGCTTAACGATGTGCTGGTGATCATTGCTGTGACCACTATCACGGTGTTCACTGATCTGGCCACCGCTGTGCTCTGCGGAATTATCATTGCCGCGCTTAACTTTGCCTGGCAGCAGGCCCGCGAGTTGTACGCTGATGAGCATCTGGAGGCTGATGGCAGTAAGCTTTATCGTCTGCATGGCACGTTGTTTTTTGCCTCGACTGCGCCGTTTCTCAATCAGTTCGATCCGGCTAATGATCCGGCTCGGGTGACTTTGGATTGTCGGCATTTGAGTTTTGTCGATTATTCGGCGATTGCGGCGTTGAGGACTTTGCGCGAGCGTTATGCCAAGGCGGGGAAGCATTTGCAGGTGTTTCATTTGTCCGAGCGGTGCAAGAAATTGCTGAAGCGGGCGGGTGAGGTGCATCACTGA
- a CDS encoding GNAT family N-acetyltransferase yields MTLQVLRADVTHLDAVAQLFDAYRGFYKQPSNLEQSRAFIAERMAGDESAIFLAQDENGEALGFVQLYPMFSSIDAHRTWLLSDLFTAPAARGRGVGRLLMNTARDFASETGAKGLMLETATDNFTAQGLYESLGYVRDTGYYTYLLDLRQG; encoded by the coding sequence ATGACCCTTCAGGTACTGCGGGCCGACGTCACCCACCTGGATGCGGTGGCGCAGTTGTTCGACGCCTACCGAGGCTTTTATAAGCAGCCGTCGAACCTTGAGCAATCGCGCGCCTTCATCGCCGAGCGCATGGCCGGCGACGAATCAGCGATTTTTCTCGCTCAGGATGAAAACGGCGAAGCGCTGGGATTCGTGCAGTTATACCCGATGTTTTCGTCCATCGATGCTCACCGCACGTGGCTGCTCAGCGATCTGTTCACCGCACCTGCCGCCCGTGGACGCGGGGTTGGTCGACTGCTGATGAACACTGCGCGGGATTTTGCATCAGAGACGGGCGCCAAAGGACTGATGCTCGAAACCGCAACCGACAACTTTACCGCGCAGGGGCTGTATGAATCATTGGGTTATGTCCGCGATACGGGTTACTACACCTATTTGCTCGATTTGCGTCAGGGCTGA
- a CDS encoding TetR/AcrR family transcriptional regulator: MRAIRVRNEQLILAAASEEFAVNGFDATQTRDIAARAGVPKANLYYYFQTKENLYGKVLLGFVEPLLEASAVLRESDDPLTGLRAYVAARIRIAREHPAIAKVFSGELLLGGRQLPDECRDLLHAEARRNVECLRSWIERGLLAPVDPEHLMLFIWSATRTYTNIGWQMGQIMGREVPQDEDYQTAAQTITRMVLEGVVVAPRTGEIRGVLFAT; the protein is encoded by the coding sequence ATGAGAGCCATCCGCGTACGCAACGAGCAGTTGATCCTCGCCGCCGCCAGCGAAGAGTTTGCCGTCAACGGCTTCGACGCCACCCAGACCCGCGATATCGCCGCGCGTGCCGGCGTGCCCAAGGCCAATCTGTATTACTACTTTCAGACCAAGGAAAACCTCTACGGCAAAGTGCTGCTGGGGTTTGTCGAGCCACTGCTGGAGGCCTCGGCAGTGCTGCGGGAAAGCGATGATCCGCTGACGGGGCTGCGCGCTTACGTCGCGGCGCGGATCCGGATTGCCCGCGAGCATCCAGCGATTGCCAAGGTGTTCAGCGGCGAGCTGCTGCTCGGCGGTCGACAGTTGCCGGACGAGTGCCGCGATCTGCTGCATGCCGAAGCGCGGCGCAATGTTGAATGCCTGCGCAGCTGGATCGAGCGCGGTTTGCTGGCGCCAGTGGATCCTGAACATTTGATGTTGTTTATCTGGTCGGCGACGCGCACGTACACCAACATTGGCTGGCAGATGGGCCAGATCATGGGGCGCGAAGTGCCGCAGGATGAGGATTATCAAACAGCGGCGCAGACGATCACGCGGATGGTGCTGGAGGGCGTGGTCGTAGCGCCGCGCACAGGCGAGATTCGTGGGGTTTTGTTTGCGACTTGA
- a CDS encoding lysozyme inhibitor LprI family protein yields MFALSLRHALLLTALAFAAVTQASSFDCASAASKTEKAICADPDLSRLDEQLAVRWRSTLNKAADPKALKADQRGWLKQRNQCDDLAPCLRRQYLMRLTALEYMVKPFSWDATWQLIPWGVSEGAEITTRRQDASHIAFDISAANGSHSGELEGVATIEGTQARYEQGECVLTFKALNGVMDVAQDGADFDCGAGMGVYYGGRYVSSKQTVLVDYDLLTLGVAQTQRENEVLHTLLKGDYQTLLQNCGLKMDGESSEDVPNSEVSNYWVRGLPSSNAAIVMRAPNEQFWIIVLVPQAGGKTLARYYTNVAQWKGRMPDVLQAWYASKGGEGYMPLDFML; encoded by the coding sequence ATGTTCGCTCTCTCCCTGCGTCATGCCTTGCTGCTGACCGCCCTTGCGTTTGCCGCTGTCACCCAGGCCAGCAGTTTCGATTGCGCCAGCGCTGCCAGCAAGACTGAAAAAGCCATTTGCGCCGATCCGGATCTCTCGCGACTCGACGAGCAACTCGCGGTGCGCTGGCGTTCCACCCTGAACAAGGCTGCGGACCCGAAAGCGCTTAAAGCGGATCAGCGAGGGTGGCTTAAGCAACGTAATCAATGTGACGATCTTGCTCCCTGTTTACGCCGGCAGTACCTGATGCGTCTCACTGCTCTTGAATACATGGTCAAACCGTTTTCCTGGGACGCCACTTGGCAGCTGATTCCCTGGGGAGTTTCGGAAGGGGCAGAAATCACCACCAGGCGCCAGGATGCTTCTCACATCGCCTTCGACATTTCAGCAGCGAACGGTTCCCACTCGGGTGAACTGGAAGGCGTCGCAACGATAGAGGGGACGCAGGCCCGTTACGAGCAGGGAGAGTGTGTTTTAACCTTCAAGGCCCTGAACGGGGTGATGGATGTGGCACAGGATGGCGCTGATTTCGATTGCGGCGCCGGAATGGGCGTTTACTACGGTGGACGGTATGTTTCATCGAAGCAAACAGTCCTGGTCGACTATGATTTGCTCACGCTGGGTGTGGCACAAACGCAGCGGGAAAACGAAGTGTTGCACACGCTGCTTAAGGGCGACTATCAGACGCTACTGCAAAACTGCGGCTTGAAGATGGACGGTGAGTCCTCTGAAGACGTGCCGAACAGTGAGGTCAGCAACTATTGGGTCCGGGGATTGCCGTCGAGCAACGCGGCGATTGTCATGCGTGCACCGAATGAGCAGTTCTGGATCATAGTCCTGGTGCCCCAGGCTGGGGGTAAAACCCTCGCGCGTTACTACACGAATGTTGCGCAATGGAAAGGGCGCATGCCGGACGTCCTGCAAGCCTGGTATGCAAGTAAAGGCGGGGAAGGCTATATGCCTCTGGATTTCATGCTCTGA
- a CDS encoding cysteine hydrolase family protein, producing MTTALLIIDVQRALCSGEYQCYDIHRVIDTINGLSVRARKAGVPVVLIQHEEKESPLAHGAEGWQLAEGLETSAEDLRVRKTTPDSFYQTDLRKLLPSEDFEKLVICGLQTDYCVNATVRQAHQLGYDVVLVADAHSTVDNGNMSAEDIIAEHNKDLAHLTGATGRIDVKPAADITF from the coding sequence ATGACCACCGCGTTATTGATCATCGACGTCCAGCGCGCCCTCTGCTCGGGCGAATACCAGTGCTACGACATTCACCGGGTGATCGACACCATTAACGGTTTAAGCGTCCGGGCGCGCAAGGCTGGCGTGCCGGTGGTGCTGATTCAGCATGAAGAGAAGGAAAGCCCGTTGGCCCATGGCGCCGAAGGCTGGCAACTGGCCGAAGGCCTTGAGACATCGGCTGAAGACCTTCGTGTGCGCAAGACCACCCCGGATTCGTTCTACCAGACCGACTTGCGCAAACTGCTGCCGAGCGAAGATTTCGAAAAACTGGTCATCTGCGGCCTGCAAACCGATTACTGCGTCAACGCCACCGTGCGTCAGGCTCACCAACTGGGTTATGACGTGGTGCTTGTGGCCGACGCCCATTCTACTGTCGACAACGGCAACATGAGCGCCGAAGACATCATTGCCGAACACAATAAGGATCTGGCGCACCTGACCGGCGCTACTGGCCGCATCGACGTCAAACCCGCAGCCGACATCACGTTCTGA
- the ggt gene encoding gamma-glutamyltransferase, translating to MKYEPLAKSLIATSLALSCLMAHAASVAPVAAENGMVVTAQHLATHVGVDVLKSGGNAVDAAVAVGYALAVVYPAAGNLGGGGFMTIQLADGRKTFLDFREKAPLAATANMYLDKEGNVIPDLSTRGHLAVGVPGTVSGMELALSKYGTKPRKEMIAPAIKLAEDGFELEQGDVELLEYATDVFKKDMRDSGSIFLSKGEPMHVGQKLVQKDLGKTLRSISEKGADGFYKGWVADAIVTSSQANKGIITQADLDKYKTRELAPVECDYRGYHVVSAPPPSSGGVVICQIMNILEGYPMKDLGFHSAQGMHYQIEAMRHAYVDRNSYLGDPDFVKNPIEHLLDKNYATKLRDAIQPQKAGVSAELKPGVAPHEGSNTTHYSIVDKWGNAVSVTYTLNDWFGAGVMASKTGVILNDEMDDFTSKVGVPNMYGLVQGEANAIAPGKAPLSSMSPTIVTKDGKVVMVVGTPGGSRIITATLLTMLNVIDYGMGLQEAVDAPRFHQQWMPEETNLEDFAASPDTRKILESWGHKFAGPQDANHIAAILVGAPSLGGKPVGKNRFYGANDPRRNTGLSLGY from the coding sequence ATGAAGTACGAACCTTTGGCCAAATCGCTGATAGCGACCTCACTGGCACTCAGCTGTCTCATGGCTCACGCGGCGTCAGTCGCACCGGTTGCCGCCGAAAACGGCATGGTGGTCACCGCGCAACATCTGGCCACCCATGTGGGCGTCGACGTATTGAAAAGTGGCGGCAATGCCGTCGATGCGGCGGTCGCCGTGGGTTACGCACTGGCGGTGGTTTATCCCGCAGCCGGCAACCTCGGTGGTGGCGGCTTTATGACCATTCAACTGGCGGACGGGCGCAAGACCTTCCTCGATTTTCGTGAAAAAGCACCGTTGGCAGCGACGGCCAACATGTACCTCGACAAGGAAGGCAACGTCATTCCCGATTTGAGTACGCGTGGTCACTTGGCGGTGGGTGTGCCCGGCACGGTCTCCGGCATGGAACTGGCGCTGAGCAAATACGGGACCAAACCGCGCAAGGAGATGATTGCCCCGGCGATCAAACTGGCGGAAGACGGTTTCGAACTGGAGCAGGGTGACGTCGAGTTGCTGGAGTACGCCACCGACGTGTTCAAGAAGGACATGCGCGATTCCGGCTCGATCTTCCTCAGCAAAGGCGAGCCGATGCATGTCGGGCAGAAACTGGTGCAGAAGGACCTCGGCAAGACCCTGCGGAGCATTTCCGAAAAAGGCGCCGACGGCTTCTATAAAGGCTGGGTCGCGGATGCGATCGTCACCTCGAGTCAGGCCAACAAAGGCATCATCACCCAGGCCGACCTCGACAAATACAAGACCCGCGAACTGGCGCCGGTGGAATGCGACTACCGTGGCTATCACGTGGTCTCGGCGCCACCGCCAAGCTCCGGCGGCGTGGTGATCTGCCAGATCATGAACATCCTCGAAGGCTATCCGATGAAGGATCTGGGCTTTCATTCGGCTCAGGGCATGCACTATCAGATCGAAGCCATGCGCCACGCGTATGTCGATCGCAACAGCTACCTCGGCGATCCGGATTTCGTCAAAAACCCGATCGAGCACCTGCTGGACAAGAACTACGCGACCAAACTGCGCGATGCCATCCAGCCGCAAAAAGCTGGCGTGTCGGCTGAGCTGAAACCCGGCGTAGCGCCCCATGAAGGCAGCAACACCACCCACTATTCGATCGTCGACAAGTGGGGCAATGCAGTGTCGGTGACTTACACCCTCAACGACTGGTTCGGCGCGGGCGTGATGGCGAGCAAGACCGGGGTAATCCTCAACGATGAAATGGACGACTTCACCTCCAAGGTCGGCGTGCCGAACATGTACGGTCTGGTGCAGGGCGAAGCCAATGCGATAGCGCCGGGCAAGGCACCGCTGTCATCGATGAGCCCGACCATCGTCACCAAGGACGGCAAAGTGGTGATGGTGGTTGGCACACCGGGTGGCAGCCGCATCATTACGGCGACTTTGCTGACCATGCTCAACGTCATCGACTACGGCATGGGCCTTCAGGAAGCGGTCGATGCACCGCGCTTCCACCAGCAGTGGATGCCGGAGGAAACCAACCTCGAAGACTTCGCCGCCAGCCCGGACACGCGCAAGATCCTCGAGAGCTGGGGACACAAGTTTGCCGGGCCGCAGGACGCCAACCACATCGCCGCAATTCTGGTCGGCGCACCGTCGCTGGGGGGTAAACCGGTCGGCAAAAACCGTTTCTACGGCGCCAATGATCCGCGCCGTAACACAGGCTTGTCACTGGGTTACTGA
- a CDS encoding methylated-DNA--[protein]-cysteine S-methyltransferase, which yields MPYTFITLPSPVGELKLVANGSRLAAILWENDKPNRVRLGPMSEAPDNPILIRTARQLEEYFSGTRDCFDLELDFAGTDFQKKVWAALLTIPFGETRTYSQIAELIGNPSAVRAVGAANGRNPISIVAPCHRVIGASGKLTGFAGGLEAKERLLTLEGGDWSTVGKTGDLF from the coding sequence ATGCCTTACACGTTCATCACCCTGCCCTCGCCCGTCGGCGAGCTGAAGCTGGTCGCGAACGGCTCACGACTGGCGGCCATCCTCTGGGAAAACGACAAACCGAACCGCGTGCGCCTCGGGCCGATGAGTGAGGCACCCGACAATCCGATCCTGATTCGAACGGCTCGACAACTTGAAGAGTATTTTTCCGGGACGCGTGACTGTTTTGATCTGGAACTGGATTTCGCCGGCACGGATTTTCAGAAAAAGGTCTGGGCGGCGCTGCTGACCATTCCATTTGGCGAGACACGCACCTACAGCCAGATTGCCGAACTGATCGGCAATCCCAGCGCCGTGCGGGCAGTAGGCGCCGCCAACGGACGCAACCCGATTTCCATTGTGGCGCCGTGTCATCGGGTGATCGGCGCCTCGGGGAAACTCACCGGGTTTGCCGGTGGGCTCGAGGCGAAAGAGCGCTTACTGACACTTGAAGGTGGCGACTGGTCGACGGTTGGCAAAACCGGGGATCTGTTCTGA
- a CDS encoding NUDIX domain-containing protein, with protein sequence MSNTAERVNIVDTQVLSHDWYLLKKITFDYHRNNGEWQRQTREVYDRGNGAAILLFNREQRTVVLTRQFRLPVFVNGHDGLLIEVAAGLLEGAAPEQRIRDEAEEETGYRVHDVKKVFEAYMSPGSVTEKLHFFIAEYDAAWKVSDGGGLEEETEELEVLEWAFDDALAAFQRGEICDAKTIMLLQYAAMNNLFGV encoded by the coding sequence ATGTCCAACACAGCCGAGCGGGTCAATATCGTCGACACTCAGGTGTTGTCCCATGATTGGTATCTGCTGAAGAAAATCACCTTCGACTATCACCGCAACAACGGCGAGTGGCAGCGTCAGACCCGTGAGGTTTACGACCGTGGTAACGGTGCGGCGATTTTGTTGTTCAACCGCGAGCAGCGCACGGTGGTGCTGACCCGGCAGTTCCGTTTACCGGTGTTCGTCAATGGCCATGATGGTTTGCTGATCGAGGTGGCGGCCGGATTGCTCGAAGGCGCGGCGCCGGAGCAGCGAATTCGCGATGAAGCCGAGGAAGAGACCGGTTATCGCGTGCACGATGTGAAGAAGGTATTCGAGGCTTACATGAGCCCCGGCTCGGTGACCGAAAAGCTGCACTTTTTCATTGCCGAATACGATGCGGCGTGGAAAGTCAGCGATGGTGGTGGTCTGGAAGAGGAGACTGAAGAACTGGAAGTGCTGGAATGGGCATTCGATGACGCGCTGGCGGCGTTTCAGCGCGGTGAGATCTGCGACGCCAAGACCATCATGCTGTTGCAATATGCGGCGATGAATAACCTGTTCGGCGTTTGA
- a CDS encoding chitinase has translation MSKIDFSLMQNPASDAASLMPSIAGKKILMGFWHNWPAGPSDGYRQGRFASLSLEEVPKEYNVVAVAFMKGSGIPTFKPFNVSDAEFRRQVGVLNSQGRAVLISLGGADAHIELRSGQEQPLANEIIRLVEIYGFDGLDIDLEQSAIDFAANKTVLPAALKLVKDHYAGLGKHFIISMAPEFPYLTSTGKYLSYLQALEGYYDFIAPQFYNQGGDGVWVPEANNGAGAWIAQNNDALKEDFLFYLTESLVTGTRGFTRIPADKFVIGLPANNDAAATGYVIDKTVVGNVLKRLAIKGIPIKGLMTWSVNWDNGTSKDGVPYNWEFSRRYGPLIHGVPAAKQAVGDMQSLIAR, from the coding sequence ATGTCAAAAATCGACTTTTCTTTAATGCAAAATCCGGCGAGCGATGCCGCCTCGCTGATGCCGAGCATTGCCGGCAAAAAAATCCTTATGGGCTTCTGGCACAACTGGCCAGCGGGGCCGAGCGATGGTTATCGCCAGGGTCGCTTTGCCAGCCTCTCGCTGGAGGAAGTGCCCAAGGAGTACAACGTCGTTGCAGTAGCCTTCATGAAGGGCAGCGGCATTCCGACCTTCAAGCCGTTCAACGTTTCCGATGCCGAGTTCCGCCGCCAGGTCGGCGTGCTCAACAGTCAGGGGCGGGCGGTACTGATTTCCCTCGGCGGCGCCGACGCGCATATCGAGTTGCGCAGCGGTCAGGAACAACCGCTGGCCAATGAAATCATCCGTCTGGTGGAAATCTACGGCTTCGACGGGCTGGACATCGATCTTGAACAGAGCGCGATTGACTTCGCTGCCAACAAGACGGTCCTGCCGGCCGCGCTGAAACTGGTCAAGGATCACTACGCAGGCCTGGGCAAGCACTTCATCATCAGCATGGCCCCGGAGTTTCCATACCTGACCAGCACCGGAAAATACCTGAGCTACCTGCAGGCACTGGAAGGCTACTACGACTTCATCGCCCCGCAGTTCTACAACCAGGGCGGTGACGGGGTCTGGGTGCCGGAAGCCAACAACGGCGCGGGTGCATGGATTGCGCAGAACAACGATGCGCTGAAGGAGGATTTCCTTTTCTACCTGACCGAAAGCCTCGTGACCGGTACTCGCGGCTTTACCAGAATTCCGGCGGACAAGTTCGTCATCGGCCTGCCGGCCAACAACGATGCGGCGGCCACCGGTTATGTGATCGACAAAACCGTGGTCGGGAATGTCCTCAAGCGTCTGGCGATCAAGGGGATACCGATCAAAGGCTTGATGACCTGGTCGGTGAACTGGGACAACGGCACCAGCAAGGATGGCGTGCCGTACAACTGGGAATTCAGTCGGCGTTATGGGCCGTTGATTCACGGGGTTCCTGCCGCCAAGCAGGCTGTCGGTGACATGCAATCGCTCATCGCTCGTTAG
- a CDS encoding lytic polysaccharide monooxygenase auxiliary activity family 9 protein, giving the protein MNQPQTQTQLRHGRVISPASRGAVAIEQGLLGAWQVNEMEGGKNFPALAAGPFPAPYQSDSDSVTPPADGYILSGGKSDARDCVNFTNDEMSKKLARPFTWPLLNVTPGQTLEIKWEYTAPHTTRGYRWLITKDGWDPKQRITRAQLEAQPFFEDFYTQVPYYSYPNELKAKVNHAVKLPANKTGHHVIVLMWIVANTGNAFYQAFDVDFK; this is encoded by the coding sequence ATGAATCAACCACAAACCCAAACCCAACTGCGACACGGTCGTGTCATTTCCCCTGCAAGCCGCGGTGCGGTAGCGATCGAGCAAGGATTGCTCGGCGCTTGGCAGGTCAACGAAATGGAAGGCGGGAAGAATTTCCCGGCACTGGCAGCGGGGCCGTTTCCGGCGCCTTACCAGAGTGATTCGGACAGTGTCACGCCACCGGCCGATGGCTACATTCTTAGCGGTGGCAAGAGCGATGCCCGTGATTGCGTTAACTTCACCAATGACGAAATGAGCAAAAAACTCGCTCGTCCGTTCACTTGGCCGCTGCTCAATGTCACCCCGGGACAAACCCTCGAAATCAAATGGGAATACACCGCGCCGCACACCACTCGCGGCTATCGCTGGCTGATCACCAAGGACGGTTGGGACCCGAAACAGCGTATTACCCGCGCGCAATTGGAAGCCCAACCGTTCTTCGAGGACTTCTACACTCAGGTGCCGTATTACAGCTACCCGAATGAGCTGAAGGCCAAGGTCAATCACGCGGTGAAACTACCGGCCAACAAGACGGGCCATCACGTGATCGTACTGATGTGGATCGTCGCCAACACCGGCAACGCCTTCTATCAGGCCTTCGACGTCGACTTCAAATAA
- a CDS encoding hemerythrin domain-containing protein translates to MNIFEALRESHDRQRTYAENLIKTSGDTPERVEAYKLLKAELQAHETAEERHFYIPLMELDDGVDLSRHAISEHHEMDEMMEELDETEMSSPAWLATAKKLSDKVHHHLKEEEQKFFQMAGKLLNEKQKVQLAGQYEKEFQAQLP, encoded by the coding sequence ATGAATATTTTCGAAGCCCTTCGCGAAAGCCATGACCGCCAGCGTACTTACGCCGAAAACCTGATCAAGACCAGCGGTGACACCCCGGAGCGGGTTGAGGCTTATAAGTTGTTGAAAGCCGAATTGCAGGCCCACGAAACGGCCGAAGAGCGTCACTTCTACATTCCGTTGATGGAGCTTGATGACGGTGTCGATCTGAGCCGCCATGCCATCTCGGAACACCATGAAATGGACGAGATGATGGAAGAACTCGACGAGACCGAGATGTCCAGTCCGGCGTGGTTGGCAACCGCGAAGAAGCTGTCGGACAAGGTTCATCATCATTTGAAAGAAGAAGAGCAGAAGTTCTTCCAGATGGCCGGCAAATTGCTCAACGAAAAACAGAAAGTACAACTCGCCGGACAATACGAAAAGGAGTTCCAGGCACAGTTGCCATGA
- a CDS encoding GNAT family N-acetyltransferase, protein MNLRIELSQHSTEEERQAILAPLHAYNVAKAGIAVSEPLTLLVRDDHDKILGGLYGRLVCQWLFIDLLSVPEAGRGQGIGSKLMHMAEELAREKGCIGAWLDTFDFQAPEFYKKLGYSQFGEIVDYPPGHKRHFFQKRLLG, encoded by the coding sequence ATGAACTTGCGCATCGAGCTCTCGCAACATTCCACAGAAGAAGAACGCCAGGCCATTCTGGCGCCCCTGCATGCCTATAACGTGGCCAAGGCCGGGATCGCGGTATCAGAGCCGCTCACCCTGCTGGTGCGCGATGATCACGACAAGATTCTGGGCGGACTTTATGGCCGACTGGTCTGCCAGTGGTTGTTCATTGATTTACTGTCAGTGCCTGAAGCAGGCCGGGGCCAGGGAATTGGCTCGAAGCTGATGCACATGGCCGAAGAGCTGGCGCGGGAAAAAGGCTGCATTGGCGCATGGCTCGACACGTTCGACTTTCAGGCGCCAGAGTTCTACAAGAAGCTGGGGTATAGCCAGTTTGGGGAAATCGTCGATTATCCGCCGGGGCACAAACGGCATTTTTTCCAGAAGCGACTTTTAGGTTGA
- a CDS encoding DUF6388 family protein, whose protein sequence is MAPTDQRHEHALKIFLDARPELRETLDHLNPLLAQAKGETQAQYREERLHEAFEAEAESLGLFAWELTLQLTADSPEEYQAQRLDVHREVAEMAGMDWLEYYDLYGIEP, encoded by the coding sequence ATGGCGCCTACCGACCAGCGACATGAACATGCTCTGAAAATATTTCTCGACGCGCGTCCCGAACTGCGCGAAACCCTCGATCACCTCAACCCGTTGCTGGCTCAGGCCAAGGGTGAAACTCAAGCGCAGTATCGCGAAGAACGACTGCATGAAGCGTTTGAGGCCGAGGCAGAAAGTCTCGGGTTGTTCGCCTGGGAGTTGACCTTGCAACTGACCGCTGATTCACCTGAGGAGTATCAGGCGCAGCGCTTGGACGTACATCGTGAAGTCGCGGAGATGGCCGGAATGGATTGGCTGGAATATTACGATCTGTATGGCATAGAACCGTAA